Below is a genomic region from Rhizobium sp. 9140.
CCTACGAATTTATCGCCTCGATGCTGCGCGAAGGCGCCGGCAGCCACGGCATGCACTTCTTCCCGATGGTCTTCTCGCTGTTCATGTTCATCCTGACGGCAAACCTGCTCGGCATGGTGCCTTACTTCTTCACCATCACCAGCCAGATCATCGTCACCTTCGCGCTGGCGCTGTTCGTCATCGGCACGGTCCTGGTGTATGGCTTCTACAAGCATGGCTTCGGCTTCCTGAAGGTGTTCGTGCCCTCCGGCGTTCCCGGCATCCTGCTGCCGCTGGTCGTCGCCATCGAAATCATCTCGTTCCTGTCGCGCCCCATCAGCCTGTCGGTCCGTCTCTTCGCCAACATGCTGGCCGGACACATCACGCTGAAGGTCTTTGCAGGCTTCGTC
It encodes:
- a CDS encoding F0F1 ATP synthase subunit A; translation: MAGDKVDPTHQFMINEIVPIHIGGLNLSFTNASLFMVATLVVAIGFLYLTTTPRSVVPGRMQSVSELSYEFIASMLREGAGSHGMHFFPMVFSLFMFILTANLLGMVPYFFTITSQIIVTFALALFVIGTVLVYGFYKHGFGFLKVFVPSGVPGILLPLVVAIEIISFLSRPISLSVRLFANMLAGHITLKVFAGFVASLGTMGALGIGGAILPLIMTVALTGLEFLVAFLQAYVFAVLTCMYLNDAVHPGGH